The genomic interval ATCGTCCAGCGACGGATACGCGTACACGTCCGCACAGAGGGCACGTGCCTCGTCGAGGTAGCGCTCCGGAGGCAACGAGCGAGGGGTGTCGAGCGGAGTGAGGTGTACCGAGGTACAGCTTGGCAGGAGCGCCCGCAGCATCGGTCCTCGGTCCTTGTCGGCCACCACGCCGAAGACGCAGTGGACGCGGCGTCCCGCGTAGAGGGAACGCAAGCCAGCGAGCAGCACCTCGACGCCGGCGGGGTTGTGGGCGCCGTCCAGCAACACCGGGGGCTGGCCACCAAGCTCTTCCAGGCGCCCCGGCCAGCGAGCCCCGGCGAGTCCCGTCCGCAGGGCCTCCGGGGAGACGGGCACCCCTCGCGTGGAGAGCAGCTCCAGGGCGGCGAGCGCCACCGCCGCGTTCTGCCGCTGGTGCTCCCCGCGCAGCCCCAAGGTGAGGCCCTCCAGGGAGAGGCCCGGTCCCGCATAGGACAGGCCGCCCTCCGGGCGGGCGACCATGGAGAAGTCGCGGCCTTCGAGGAGCAAAGGCGCCCCCACCTCCCCTGCCCTGCGCTCGATGGCGGCGAGGGCCTCGGGCTCCTGACGGCTCACCACCACGGGCACGCCCGGCTTGAGGATGCCGGCCTTCTCCCCGGCGATGGCTCCCAGCGTGTTGCCCAGGTACTCCATGTGGTCGAACGACACCGGGGTGATGGCGGTGACGAGCGGCTGGCATGCGCTGGTGGCATCCAGTCGCCCGCCCAGGCCCACTTCCACCACGGCCACGTCCACGGCCTCCTGGGCGAAGTGCCAGAAGGCCACCACGGTGCCGAACTCGAAGTACGTGAGCGAGGTGGCCGCGGCCGGATGCCGCTCGAGCACCTCCAGGATGCGGCGGCCGAACACCTCGTCCGCGATCTCCACCCCGTCCACGCGGATGCGCTCGTTGACGCGCACCAGGTGGGGCGAGGTGTAGAGCCCCACCCGGTGGCCCGCGGCGTGGAGGGCCGCGGACGAGAACGCGCAGGTGCTGCCCTTGCCGTTGGTGCCAGCGACGTGGAGCGCGGGATGGCGGCGCTCGGGATGGCCGAGCGCCTCCAGCGTCTCCTGGACGCGCTCGAGGCCGAGCTTGATGCTGGAGGGGCTGAGCCGGGAGAAGAACTCCAGGGCCTCCGCCGGCGTCCGGGGCAGCGTCATGGCGCGAGGTGCTACCCGAGCAGGCCGAGCACCTGTCCCAGCGCCGCGCGCAGCTCCTTGCGCGGGACGATGGCGTCGATCATTCCGTGCTCGACGAGGAACTCGGAGCGCTGGAAGCCCTCGGGGAGCTTCTGGCGGATGGTCTGCTCGATGACGCGCGGGCCAGCGAAACCGATGAGGGCCTTGGGCTCGGCGAGGATGAAGTCGCCCAGCCAGGCGAAGGAGGCCGCCACGCCGCCAGTGGTGGGGTGCAGCAGCACCGAGACGTAGGGCTTGCCCACGTTGCGGAAGCGGGCGATGGCCGCGCTCGTCTTGGCCATCTGCATGAGGGAGAAGATGCCCTCCTGCATGCGAGCGCCGCCCGAGGCCGAGAAGACGATGGCCGGGCACTTGAGATCGTAGGCGCGCTCGAAGACGCGGGTGACCTTCTCACCCACCACCGAGCCCATGGAGCCGCCCATGAACTCGAAGACGAAGCAGCCGATGGACACCGGCTTGCCCTCGATGCGGCCCACGCCGGAGACGAAGGCGTCGTTCTCGCCGAGCGACTTGCGCGTGGAGCGGAGCCGGTCCTTGTACTTCTTCGTGTCCGTGAAGGTGAGCGGGTCCTGCGGCTCCAGCTCCTTGTCGAACTCCTCGAAGCTGTCGGGATCCAACAGGGAGGCCAGGCGGGCACGCGCCGGCCAGGGCAGGTGGTGATCGCAGTGCGGGCAGACGTTGAGGTTCTTCTCCAACTCCTGCCGGTAGATGATCTCGTCGCAGTTCTCGCACTTGGCCCAGAGCCCCTGCATGCGGCTGGGGGCTTCGACGGGCTCGGGGGCGGTGGCGATAC from Archangium lipolyticum carries:
- a CDS encoding bifunctional folylpolyglutamate synthase/dihydrofolate synthase, translating into MTLPRTPAEALEFFSRLSPSSIKLGLERVQETLEALGHPERRHPALHVAGTNGKGSTCAFSSAALHAAGHRVGLYTSPHLVRVNERIRVDGVEIADEVFGRRILEVLERHPAAATSLTYFEFGTVVAFWHFAQEAVDVAVVEVGLGGRLDATSACQPLVTAITPVSFDHMEYLGNTLGAIAGEKAGILKPGVPVVVSRQEPEALAAIERRAGEVGAPLLLEGRDFSMVARPEGGLSYAGPGLSLEGLTLGLRGEHQRQNAAVALAALELLSTRGVPVSPEALRTGLAGARWPGRLEELGGQPPVLLDGAHNPAGVEVLLAGLRSLYAGRRVHCVFGVVADKDRGPMLRALLPSCTSVHLTPLDTPRSLPPERYLDEARALCADVYAYPSLDDAMAGARGRAAPGDVILCTGSLFLVGSIRARLGGNLGALHHSP
- the accD gene encoding acetyl-CoA carboxylase, carboxyltransferase subunit beta; this encodes MAWFSKKPRIATAPEPVEAPSRMQGLWAKCENCDEIIYRQELEKNLNVCPHCDHHLPWPARARLASLLDPDSFEEFDKELEPQDPLTFTDTKKYKDRLRSTRKSLGENDAFVSGVGRIEGKPVSIGCFVFEFMGGSMGSVVGEKVTRVFERAYDLKCPAIVFSASGGARMQEGIFSLMQMAKTSAAIARFRNVGKPYVSVLLHPTTGGVAASFAWLGDFILAEPKALIGFAGPRVIEQTIRQKLPEGFQRSEFLVEHGMIDAIVPRKELRAALGQVLGLLG